The proteins below are encoded in one region of Flavobacterium nackdongense:
- a CDS encoding 2-isopropylmalate synthase — MNTDKVQIFDTTLRDGEQVPGCKLDTNQKLVIAERLDEMGVDIIEAGFPVSSPGDFLSVSEICKIVKNATVCGLTRAVKNDIDVAAAALKPALKPRIHTGIGTSNSHIIHKLNTTREDIITRAKYAVSYAKSYVEDVEFYAEDAGRTENDFLARVCEEVIKSGATVLNIPDTTGYCLPEEYGAKIKYLKENVKGIENVILSCHCHNDLGMATANSIAGVINGARQIECTINGIGERAGNTALEEVVMILRQHPYLNLDTNINSRQLNEMSRLVSESMGMIVQPNKAIVGANAFSHSSGIHQDGVIKNRETYEIMDPLEVGVNESSIILTARSGRAALAYRAKKVGYELTKVQLDIVYAEFLKFADIKKEVVDNDIHQIIEACKIESELIRN; from the coding sequence ATGAATACAGACAAAGTCCAAATTTTTGATACCACTTTAAGAGACGGGGAGCAGGTCCCAGGATGTAAATTAGATACAAACCAAAAATTAGTTATTGCGGAACGCCTAGACGAAATGGGTGTTGATATTATTGAAGCGGGATTTCCAGTTTCAAGTCCCGGAGATTTTTTATCCGTTTCTGAAATATGCAAAATAGTAAAAAACGCTACAGTTTGTGGGCTTACCAGAGCTGTTAAAAACGATATTGATGTAGCTGCAGCAGCTTTAAAACCAGCACTAAAACCCCGTATCCATACCGGAATTGGAACGTCGAATTCACATATTATTCATAAGTTGAATACCACCAGAGAAGATATTATTACCAGAGCAAAATATGCCGTTTCGTATGCCAAATCTTATGTTGAGGATGTAGAATTTTATGCAGAAGATGCCGGTCGTACAGAGAATGATTTCTTGGCGCGAGTCTGTGAAGAAGTCATAAAATCAGGAGCTACAGTCTTAAACATTCCCGACACCACAGGCTATTGTTTACCCGAAGAATACGGTGCAAAAATAAAATACCTCAAAGAAAACGTAAAAGGAATCGAAAATGTAATTCTATCCTGTCACTGTCACAACGATTTAGGTATGGCTACAGCCAATTCGATTGCCGGCGTGATCAATGGGGCAAGACAAATAGAATGTACTATTAATGGAATAGGGGAGCGAGCAGGAAATACTGCGCTTGAAGAGGTCGTAATGATTCTTAGACAGCATCCTTATTTGAATTTAGATACCAATATCAACTCTCGCCAATTGAATGAAATGAGCCGATTGGTATCAGAAAGTATGGGAATGATCGTCCAACCAAATAAAGCAATTGTTGGAGCGAACGCTTTTTCGCACAGTTCAGGAATTCATCAGGATGGGGTGATCAAAAACAGAGAAACCTACGAAATTATGGATCCTCTAGAAGTGGGCGTCAACGAATCTTCGATTATTCTTACTGCCAGAAGCGGTAGAGCAGCCTTGGCCTACAGAGCCAAAAAAGTGGGATATGAGTTGACAAAAGTACAATTGGATATTGTCTATGCCGAATTTTTAAAATTTGCCGATATCAAAAAAGAAGTAGTAGATAACGATATTCACCAAATCATAGAAGCTTGCAAAATTGAAAGCGAATTGATTAGAAACTAA
- the ilvB gene encoding biosynthetic-type acetolactate synthase large subunit: protein MENTKISGAEAVIRCLLEEGVDLIYGYPGGAIMPVYDELYKFKEELHHVLVRHEQGATHAAQGYARATGKVGVAIATSGPGATNLVTGIADAQIDSTPMVCITGQVGKHLLGSDAFQETDIIGISTPVTKWNYQITEASEIPEIIAKAFFIAKSGRPGPVLIDITKNAQFDLMDFSYKKCTSIRSYTPKPTLNLDKVAEAAALINNAKKPYIIFGQGIILGEAEAELKELIEKSGIPAAWTILGLSALPTDHPLNVGMLGMHGNYGPNLLTNECDVLIALGMRFDDRVTGNLATYAKQAKVIHFEIDPAEVDKNVKTTVAVLADVKESLQALIPMIENKTHEAWHNEFKAYYKIEFEAVINEELAPTKGGISMGETIEMINKHSKGDAIIVPDVGQHQMFACRYAKFNSSKSMINSGGLGTMGFSLPAAIGAKMGRPDREVVAIIGDGGFQMTIQELGTIFQTKVAVKIVVLNNEFLGMVRQWQELFFDSRYASTVMTNPNFVAIAEGYHIQSKKVVNREDLDAAVAEMLASKDSYFLEVMIEKENNVFPMIPTGASVSEMRLS, encoded by the coding sequence ATGGAAAATACTAAAATATCAGGCGCTGAAGCGGTTATACGATGTTTACTCGAAGAAGGAGTGGACTTGATTTATGGCTATCCCGGTGGTGCCATTATGCCCGTTTACGACGAATTATATAAATTTAAAGAAGAATTGCACCACGTTTTAGTACGTCACGAACAAGGTGCAACCCACGCCGCTCAAGGCTACGCAAGAGCAACCGGAAAAGTAGGAGTAGCCATAGCAACTTCGGGACCGGGAGCCACCAATTTAGTCACTGGAATTGCCGATGCGCAAATCGATTCTACTCCAATGGTTTGCATCACAGGTCAAGTGGGTAAACATTTATTAGGTTCTGATGCGTTTCAGGAAACAGATATTATCGGGATTTCGACTCCGGTAACTAAGTGGAATTACCAAATCACCGAGGCTTCTGAAATTCCAGAAATAATCGCCAAAGCTTTTTTTATTGCCAAATCAGGTCGTCCAGGTCCAGTGTTGATTGATATTACAAAAAATGCGCAATTTGACTTGATGGACTTTAGTTATAAAAAATGTACCTCCATCAGAAGCTACACCCCAAAACCAACTTTAAATCTTGATAAAGTGGCCGAAGCTGCTGCATTAATCAATAATGCCAAAAAACCGTACATTATTTTTGGTCAAGGTATTATTTTGGGTGAAGCAGAAGCAGAATTAAAAGAATTAATAGAAAAATCTGGAATTCCAGCCGCTTGGACTATTTTGGGACTTTCAGCTTTACCAACAGACCATCCTTTGAATGTGGGAATGCTTGGAATGCACGGAAACTATGGTCCCAATTTACTAACCAATGAATGTGATGTATTAATCGCTTTGGGAATGCGTTTCGATGATAGGGTCACCGGTAATCTTGCGACTTATGCCAAACAAGCCAAAGTAATTCATTTCGAAATTGATCCTGCCGAAGTCGACAAAAACGTTAAGACTACCGTTGCAGTTTTAGCCGATGTGAAAGAATCGCTACAAGCCTTGATTCCGATGATCGAAAACAAGACACACGAAGCGTGGCACAACGAGTTTAAAGCGTATTACAAAATTGAATTCGAAGCCGTAATCAACGAAGAACTTGCACCTACAAAAGGAGGGATTTCTATGGGAGAAACCATTGAAATGATCAACAAACACTCGAAAGGAGATGCCATTATAGTACCAGATGTTGGACAACACCAAATGTTTGCTTGCCGTTATGCCAAATTCAATTCATCCAAAAGTATGATCAATTCCGGTGGATTAGGTACAATGGGATTTTCATTGCCGGCTGCAATAGGCGCCAAAATGGGAAGACCAGACCGCGAAGTTGTGGCTATTATTGGTGATGGTGGTTTTCAAATGACCATTCAGGAGTTGGGAACTATTTTCCAAACCAAAGTGGCAGTAAAAATTGTGGTGCTGAACAATGAATTTTTAGGAATGGTGCGTCAATGGCAAGAATTGTTTTTCGATAGCCGTTATGCCTCAACAGTAATGACCAATCCTAATTTTGTAGCCATCGCTGAAGGCTATCATATACAATCCAAAAAAGTCGTGAATCGTGAAGATTTGGATGCAGCTGTAGCCGAAATGCTCGCTTCAAAAGACTCTTACTTCCTAGAAGTAATGATTGAAAAAGAAAACAATGTATTTCCTATGATTCCAACAGGAGCTTCGGTTTCGGAAATGCGATTATCATAA
- the ilvD gene encoding dihydroxy-acid dehydratase has translation MELNKYSKTITQDITQPAAQAMLYGIGLTEEDLNKAQVGIVSMGYEGNTCNMHLNDLAKDVKKGVWAADLVGLIFNTIGVSDGISNGTEGMRFSLVSRDVIADSIETVMGAQWYDAMIAIPGCDKNMPGALIAMGRVNRPAIMVYGGTINSGRWKGEHLNIVSAFEALGKKFKNAISDEDFKGVIKNSCPGPGACGGMYTANTMASAIEALGMSLPYSSSNPAVSQDKLKECDDAGKAIRRLLEKDIKPRDIMTRKAFENAITIVAVLGGSTNAVMHLIAMAHSVDIEITLDDFQNISDKTPVLADLKPSGKFMMEDLHAVGGVPAVMKYLLKEGYIHGDCLTVTGKTVAENLASVPDLEKGQEIVQEVKNALKSTGNIQILYGNLATEGCVAKISGKEGEYFEGTAVVFESEFEVIPGLEKGMVKPGDVVVIRYCGPKGGPGMPEMLKPTSAIMGAGLGDKVALITDGRFSGGSHGFVVGHITPEAYDGGGIALIENGDIITIDAVKNTINLKIPDAEYAERLANWVQPDLKATKGVLLKYARSVSSASTGCVTDK, from the coding sequence ATGGAATTAAATAAATATAGCAAGACCATAACTCAAGATATTACTCAACCTGCTGCACAGGCTATGTTGTATGGAATAGGATTAACCGAAGAGGATTTGAACAAAGCGCAAGTAGGAATTGTAAGTATGGGTTATGAAGGGAATACCTGTAATATGCACTTGAATGATTTGGCCAAAGATGTTAAAAAAGGAGTTTGGGCTGCCGATTTAGTAGGACTAATTTTCAATACCATCGGAGTAAGTGATGGAATTTCGAACGGAACGGAAGGCATGCGTTTTTCATTAGTTTCCCGTGATGTCATTGCCGATTCTATCGAAACGGTAATGGGAGCGCAGTGGTATGACGCTATGATTGCCATTCCGGGTTGCGACAAAAATATGCCTGGAGCATTGATTGCAATGGGAAGAGTGAACCGTCCTGCCATTATGGTCTATGGAGGAACAATAAACTCTGGTCGATGGAAAGGCGAACACCTTAATATCGTTTCTGCATTCGAAGCTTTAGGAAAAAAATTCAAAAATGCCATTTCGGATGAAGATTTCAAAGGGGTAATCAAAAATTCTTGCCCGGGTCCAGGGGCTTGTGGCGGAATGTACACAGCAAACACTATGGCATCGGCTATCGAAGCTTTAGGGATGAGTTTGCCGTACAGCTCATCCAATCCGGCGGTCAGTCAAGATAAACTCAAAGAGTGTGACGATGCTGGAAAAGCCATCAGAAGATTATTAGAAAAAGATATCAAACCTAGAGACATCATGACTCGTAAAGCTTTCGAAAATGCCATCACTATTGTGGCGGTTTTGGGAGGTTCGACCAATGCGGTGATGCACTTGATCGCTATGGCGCATTCGGTTGATATCGAAATTACTTTGGATGATTTTCAAAATATAAGCGATAAAACACCTGTTTTAGCCGATTTGAAACCAAGTGGAAAATTCATGATGGAGGATTTACACGCCGTTGGAGGTGTTCCCGCCGTTATGAAATACCTATTGAAAGAAGGCTATATTCACGGAGATTGTTTGACCGTAACCGGAAAAACTGTGGCTGAAAATTTAGCATCTGTACCCGATTTAGAAAAAGGTCAAGAAATTGTTCAAGAAGTAAAAAATGCACTGAAATCAACAGGAAACATCCAAATATTATACGGAAATCTTGCTACTGAAGGCTGTGTGGCCAAAATTAGCGGAAAAGAAGGCGAATATTTTGAAGGAACCGCTGTAGTTTTCGAGAGTGAATTTGAGGTTATTCCAGGACTTGAAAAAGGAATGGTCAAACCAGGCGATGTCGTCGTCATCAGGTATTGCGGTCCAAAAGGCGGCCCAGGAATGCCAGAAATGCTAAAACCTACTTCCGCCATTATGGGTGCTGGTTTAGGTGATAAAGTGGCTTTGATTACCGATGGCAGATTTTCAGGAGGTTCACACGGTTTCGTAGTAGGACATATCACACCAGAAGCTTATGATGGGGGCGGAATTGCACTCATCGAAAATGGAGATATCATAACAATTGATGCTGTAAAAAACACGATCAATCTGAAAATTCCTGATGCAGAATATGCTGAAAGATTAGCCAATTGGGTGCAACCGGATTTGAAAGCAACAAAAGGAGTATTGCTTAAATATGCCAGATCGGTTTCTAGCGCCTCGACAGGTTGTGTAACTGATAAGTAA
- a CDS encoding DNA methyltransferase — translation MAKITDSLIELTKLENLDKIKNAVLEIKNDISNLKADKYGVLKIEQNGATIHVNAQFINNEFAQILETKTIERTKYYIQRLVKSLTEIKTSKLNDINLRLWKQYDDILTDSLWIIDKRDKSGAHAASYWGNFVPQIPNQFLRRYTKKGEWVLDTFLGSGTTLIESKRLGRNGIGIEINPQVIDLATKNISKEKKQFDNRTEIINADCTVLSYEETLKKIGVKSVQFLIMHPPYWDIIKFSDNPNDISNEKSLEGFLSKMGNLIEQSYKVLDKGRYCALVIADKYSDGELIPLGFYTMQEFLKRGYKLKATIVKNFEDTKGKTNQKELWRYRALVGGLYIFKHEYIFLFKK, via the coding sequence ATGGCAAAAATCACTGACTCATTAATTGAGCTCACTAAATTAGAAAATTTAGATAAAATAAAAAATGCTGTTTTAGAAATTAAGAATGATATATCAAACCTTAAGGCAGATAAATATGGAGTACTGAAAATAGAACAGAATGGAGCTACTATCCATGTCAATGCACAATTCATTAATAACGAGTTTGCTCAAATATTAGAAACCAAAACAATTGAAAGGACGAAATATTATATTCAACGCTTAGTAAAATCCTTAACAGAAATAAAGACTAGTAAGTTAAATGATATAAACTTGCGTTTATGGAAACAATATGATGATATTTTAACCGATAGTTTATGGATAATAGATAAAAGAGATAAATCGGGTGCTCACGCTGCGAGCTATTGGGGGAATTTTGTACCACAAATCCCAAATCAATTTTTAAGACGATATACAAAAAAAGGAGAATGGGTACTTGATACTTTTCTTGGCAGTGGAACTACTTTGATTGAAAGTAAACGACTTGGTAGAAATGGTATAGGAATTGAAATAAATCCACAAGTTATTGATCTAGCTACAAAAAATATATCAAAAGAAAAAAAACAATTTGACAATCGAACTGAAATTATTAATGCTGATTGCACTGTTTTATCATATGAGGAGACATTAAAAAAGATTGGTGTTAAATCTGTTCAGTTTTTAATTATGCATCCACCATATTGGGATATTATAAAATTTAGCGATAATCCTAATGATATTTCAAATGAAAAAAGTTTAGAGGGTTTTTTATCAAAAATGGGAAATCTTATTGAGCAATCATACAAAGTACTAGATAAAGGAAGATATTGTGCATTAGTCATCGCGGATAAATATTCTGATGGAGAGTTGATACCTCTTGGGTTTTACACAATGCAAGAGTTTTTAAAAAGAGGATATAAACTTAAAGCAACAATTGTAAAAAACTTTGAAGATACTAAAGGCAAAACTAATCAAAAAGAATTGTGGAGATACCGAGCTTTAGTAGGCGGTCTATATATTTTTAAACACGAATATATTTTTCTTTTTAAAAAATAG
- the ilvN gene encoding acetolactate synthase small subunit, with the protein MENKIFTISVYSENNVGLLNRISGIFLKRHINILSLNVSESEIENVSRFIIVVKTTEKWVQNIVGQIEKQIEVIKAFYHIDEETIFLESAIFKIESSLLFDERQIQNIIKESHSEIVTVSRDFFVISKSGKRSEINELYDKLKPYGIMQFVRSGRISVSKEKMEVTTLLEDLK; encoded by the coding sequence ATGGAAAATAAAATATTCACCATTTCGGTGTATTCAGAAAACAACGTTGGCCTACTCAACCGAATATCAGGAATATTCTTGAAACGCCACATCAATATATTGAGTTTAAATGTATCCGAATCTGAAATCGAAAATGTTTCCAGATTCATTATTGTAGTGAAAACTACCGAAAAATGGGTACAAAATATCGTGGGTCAAATCGAAAAACAAATCGAAGTAATCAAAGCTTTCTATCATATCGATGAAGAAACCATTTTCTTAGAAAGTGCCATCTTCAAAATTGAATCTAGCCTATTATTCGACGAAAGACAAATCCAGAACATAATCAAAGAAAGTCACTCTGAAATTGTGACCGTTTCCAGAGACTTTTTTGTGATTTCAAAATCCGGAAAACGTTCCGAAATCAATGAATTATACGACAAGTTGAAACCTTATGGCATCATGCAATTTGTGCGTTCTGGTAGAATATCAGTTTCTAAAGAAAAAATGGAAGTGACCACTTTATTAGAAGATCTTAAATAG